The Fibrobacter sp. genomic interval GCACAGGCTGTTTTGTGTTCCAACTGAGATTGAGGTTTCGATAGACCTGGGTTTCGGAACTTTCGCCGTCAAGACCTTTGTACGAAAAATCTCCCTGACAAACGGTAAGATTGTCTCCTCTGGCAGAGGGTGCGGGTGCTTTTTCGGGGATGGTCTCGAACTTGAAAAGGTAGGCGCAGGCGCTTGCCAGAGCGCGAAATTCCGGCAGGGCACGGGAACATTCCTTGACCGGCTTGTAGCTCAGGAGTACGGCGGAACAGAACAGGATGAGCCCTTTGCTGTCCATCCATCCCTGTGCAATAAGGATGGCGCAGAAAGCGAGGACGAGCACCATGGACAGAACCGAGACGGATTCCATTACCAGGGAAAGGCCGTTCTTGCGTATAGAAAAGCGCCTTGTATGTTCGCTGAGGTTTCGGGAGTCGCCCTGGAGTGTAGCCGAAAGAGCAGCCCTTTCTTGAGGGGCGCTCCAGGAGCGGAACAGTCGCCTGGTCATGTCGAAGTTGTTCCGGAATTTAGACTTTTCAAACAACAGGGATTCTTCTTCGGGACCCATGCGGTGGATTTTGCGCTGGAGGAGAGCTACCAGGGGCACGATAATCAAGAAAAGGAATAGGGTCAGGGGCCAGGAAATATAGAGCAGTACGGGAATGAAAACGAGGAGCTGCAAAATGGCCTGGGTCGCCTGGAAAAAGACGTTTCCGTTACTTTGGACGGTATGGATGGCGTCAAAGGCCATTTCTGTCTGGGTGTTGCCGTCTCGATTGTGGAAAAATCGGGGGGAGAGGTTTCGGAGTTTTCGGATAAACCAGCTCCGCAAGGTGGAACTGATGGAGAATATCCAGGTCTCGTTCTGCCGGACCTTGGCGAAGAGAAAAACAAGACGGAGTGCCGTCAATAGGACCATCAGGGTCACCCATTCGGTCAAGGTAAAGGTGGATTCCTGGGAAAGTAAATCCATGAAGGAGCGGATGCCCCACAGCAGGGCGCCATCGGCGGCACTGGAGGCAATGGCCAGCGGCAGGAACCGCAAAATGCCTTTCAAAAGGGATTTTTTGAGCCACTTTTTCAACATCTTCGTCGAAAATGTAAAAAATTTAGCCCCCCACCCTTTACAAAGAAATAAAGTTTCCTATATTTGGCCTTACTTGATGCCCCTATCGTCTAGTGGCCCAGGACTCGGGATTTTCATTCCCGCAACAGCGGTTCGAAACCGCTTGGGGGTATAAAAAAGATCAGCCGTTAGGTTGGTCTTTTTTTTATACCTAGTGGGTTGGTTCCTTTTTTTGTTCAATGATGGTTTTGATAAAAATTCTATAATTCCCATCATGATTTTCTCCCACAAGATTTTTTTACGCAGCTTGCTCGCCTTGGCCTTTGTGGCAGGGGCAGCTCATGCCGCAGTGAATATGCCGGTCCACAAGGAAGTGTTGGATAACGGCCTTACGGTCCTGTTGCACCCGAACTCTCAAGCTCCTACGGTGAGCTGCAGGCTCTTTTATGTGACGGGGTCCGTCCACGAAGTTCCGGGCAAGTCCGGACTTGCCCACATGTTGGAGCACGAGCTTTTCAAGGGCACGAACAAGGTGGGCATTACCGACAGCGTTGCCGATGCCCGGTTCATGGCGGTACAGGATTCTCTGCAGGCCTTGATTCGCTCGGCGAAAATGACGGCCGACACTGCTGCGGTCAAGAAGCTCACGGCGGAACACGATTCCGTGGTGAACGAACACCGCAAGATTTTCGTGAAGGATGAACTGTGGAGCGCCTACCAGGCTGCAGGCGGCACAGGACTCAACGCCTTCACCTCTGACCTGATGACGGCTTACATCGTGACGCTCCCCAAGGACAAAATCGAACTGTTCATGTGGCTGGAAGCGGACCGTATGCAGAACGCCGTACTGCGGGAGTTCTATTCGGAGCGTTCCGTGGTTCGCGAAGAACGTCGTATGCGTTACGACGACAAGCCTGCGGGTCGCTACATCGAGACGTTGAACTCTATGATTTACGAGGCGTTTCCTTACCGAGTGCCCACCATCGGCTGGCCTAGTGACATTGACAACTTGACTCGGGAAATGGCGGCGGAACACTACCGCAAGTATTACAAGCCCCGTAACGCCATTCTCGTGCTGGCGGGGGATTTGGACACGACGGCTACCATGGAAATGGTGAAGAAGTATTTCTCGAATATCCCTGCAGGGGAGGCGTTCCCGCCTCTCACCATCCGTGATCCGGAACAGGCCGGAGAAAAGCGTTTGGTGGTCAAGCGCCCCGACGCTCCCAACATGTACGACCTGGTTTTCAAGACGGCAGAAGTGGGCGACAAGAGCCTTTATGCTCTCGACATTATCGAAGGTGTACTGAACGGTCGTTCCGGCAGGCTTTACAGACGCCTGGTGGAGCAGGAAAAGCTGGCTGTCGGTATCCGCTCCAGTAACAGCCCCAACAAGTACGTTTCCGAATTCGGGGTTCATGTGAACCTGCGCCCCGATGCAGACGAAGCCAAGGTGGAGCAGATTGTCTGGGAAGAACTGGAAAAACTGAAGACCGAGCCTCTGAGTGCCCGCGACTTTGAAAAGGTCAAGAACCATTCCTATGCGGCCCTGGTCCGTAGTCTGACGGACATGGAGAACGTGGCCACAATGCTCGCCTGGTACGAAATGTACGGGGACTACAATATTTTCTTGAACTGGGCCGATGAACTTTCGAAGGTTACCGCCGCCGACGTTCAGGAAATTGCCCAGAAGACCTTTGTTCGGGAAAAATCCGTTTCGGGATTCTTGCTGAAAAAGTAACGCATCCTTTTTGCAGGAACGACAGGTCCCTGCCGCATTTCTGAAAAGCAAAACCCCGAGCACTTGCGTGCTCGGGGAACTTTTGGAGGAGCAAAATTTTGTGCGTTATTCTTTTTTGACTCGTGAAATCAGCAGTTTGCACTTGCCGTCTTCAACTACGATGTTGTTGGCCGAGAGCATGACATTTTCCATTTCCCAGTTGCCCTTGCTCCAGTGCTTTGTATCAAGTGCGTCACCGTCGAAATCGTCTTGCCAGGACTTGGTGAAAGTCTTTGTTTCTGTGTCGTAACTGTATACGCGGACATAGTCAATCTCTTGCGCTACGGGACCATCGGCCAGTTCAGCGCCTGTGAATTTTCCTGTCCAGGCGGCGCTTTTAGAAGCCCACAGGTTGAAACGGAGGGATTGCTGGAGGGTCATGAATTCCACTTGGCCTTTATCCATGCCAATGACATCACGACGGATTTCTACGCTGTCTATTTCCCAGGAAATATATTCGGGAGTCCACACGAAGGCGAACAGGTGGAAGTCTTCGGTAGAATTGAATCCGAAACCGGTCTTGTATTCCGAGGTGATTTTGGGGTTCTTCTTGTCTTCGTCCGGCAGACGGGTAATCAAGTTGGACTGCCACATTCCCGGGTTGGTTCCGAGGACTTCGATGTCGATTTCGTTCCACGGTTCGCTACCAAGCAGATAAGACGGATCGTAGTAGAGGAACATGGAACTTACGGAACCGGAGATGGAAACCATCTTCATGCGGGCCTCGAAGCGCCCGTAGGTGAACTGATCTTTGCCGGTGAGTTCTGCACCGTAATACTTGTAGTCGGCGAAGTCTTCGACTTCGGTGGCGGTGTTGTTTGGAATTGTATTTTCCACTTCTTTGCGGAAGGGTTCGAGTGGAGTGGAATCGGAACTGGGTGTTTCTTCCGATGCGGAGGATTCCACGGTCGGATCGGCACCTGGTTCTGTGGGATTACCACTGCTGCTATCGTCGGAGCATGCGGCAAACAGGCCTAGCGCAATAATTGGAAGAATGAATTTCG includes:
- a CDS encoding ABC transporter ATP-binding protein — translated: MLKKWLKKSLLKGILRFLPLAIASSAADGALLWGIRSFMDLLSQESTFTLTEWVTLMVLLTALRLVFLFAKVRQNETWIFSISSTLRSWFIRKLRNLSPRFFHNRDGNTQTEMAFDAIHTVQSNGNVFFQATQAILQLLVFIPVLLYISWPLTLFLFLIIVPLVALLQRKIHRMGPEEESLLFEKSKFRNNFDMTRRLFRSWSAPQERAALSATLQGDSRNLSEHTRRFSIRKNGLSLVMESVSVLSMVLVLAFCAILIAQGWMDSKGLILFCSAVLLSYKPVKECSRALPEFRALASACAYLFKFETIPEKAPAPSARGDNLTVCQGDFSYKGLDGESSETQVYRNLNLSWNTKQPVLLKGQNGSGKTTLLRLIAHLEEWSQGEMSLPESASPDGIFLMSQDLELPPKHLLKKRLERDPSSLLHDFIEASRIQKLLSKESLSGGERAKVALLWALASPSKILLLDEPLAGIALNDRAPILERLLEACEKLGKWLLISSHDRLPETLESKFLLVDLDHEKSL
- a CDS encoding insulinase family protein, producing the protein MIFSHKIFLRSLLALAFVAGAAHAAVNMPVHKEVLDNGLTVLLHPNSQAPTVSCRLFYVTGSVHEVPGKSGLAHMLEHELFKGTNKVGITDSVADARFMAVQDSLQALIRSAKMTADTAAVKKLTAEHDSVVNEHRKIFVKDELWSAYQAAGGTGLNAFTSDLMTAYIVTLPKDKIELFMWLEADRMQNAVLREFYSERSVVREERRMRYDDKPAGRYIETLNSMIYEAFPYRVPTIGWPSDIDNLTREMAAEHYRKYYKPRNAILVLAGDLDTTATMEMVKKYFSNIPAGEAFPPLTIRDPEQAGEKRLVVKRPDAPNMYDLVFKTAEVGDKSLYALDIIEGVLNGRSGRLYRRLVEQEKLAVGIRSSNSPNKYVSEFGVHVNLRPDADEAKVEQIVWEELEKLKTEPLSARDFEKVKNHSYAALVRSLTDMENVATMLAWYEMYGDYNIFLNWADELSKVTAADVQEIAQKTFVREKSVSGFLLKK
- a CDS encoding family 16 glycosylhydrolase, producing MKTKFILPIIALGLFAACSDDSSSGNPTEPGADPTVESSASEETPSSDSTPLEPFRKEVENTIPNNTATEVEDFADYKYYGAELTGKDQFTYGRFEARMKMVSISGSVSSMFLYYDPSYLLGSEPWNEIDIEVLGTNPGMWQSNLITRLPDEDKKNPKITSEYKTGFGFNSTEDFHLFAFVWTPEYISWEIDSVEIRRDVIGMDKGQVEFMTLQQSLRFNLWASKSAAWTGKFTGAELADGPVAQEIDYVRVYSYDTETKTFTKSWQDDFDGDALDTKHWSKGNWEMENVMLSANNIVVEDGKCKLLISRVKKE